TCGCGGTCCGCTGGACCTCTGAGGGGACTCACACGGAGGATCTGTTCGGAATCGAGGGCCAGGGCGAGGAGTTCACCGGAACGGGACTGAACGTCTTCGAGTTCGAAGACGGGAAGATCGCCGAGGTCTGGTCCTACTGGGACACGCTTGGGATGGTCCGTGAACTGGGCCTGGTCGCGCCGATGGGACTCGCCTCGAAGAAGTAGGCCCCGCACCGTTTTCCGGTCGGGAACCGTAGCGCGGATCGTGCAGGACCTCTCTCACCGATTCGAGACCGACATGCCGACGTTTCCCGGCGATCCCGGGGTTCAGGTGTCGCCGGTGAAGACTATCGAGCAGGACGGCTACCGGGTGACCGGGTTCGAGGGGACCAGCCACGCCGGGACCCACATCGACGCACCCTCGCACACCGAACCAGAGGGGAAGCCCCTCGCTGACTTGCCGGTCGAACGGTTCGTCTTCGACGCGGTTCGCGTCGATTGTCGTGACCTGAATGCCAGGGAGCCAATTCCGCCCGAACGCGTCCCGGAAACCGAGGCCGACTGTGTGGTCTTCCAAACTGGCTGGGACGAGTTCTGGGGGACCGACCACTACCTCGATCACCCGTATCTGGCCCCCGAGACGGCCCGCCGATGTGCGGCGCGGAATCTCGCAGTCGGGACGGACACGCTCAACCCGGATCCGTCCCCGTCACCGAATCGCGACCAAGCGGAGCCCGAAGGCTATCAGGCCCACCACGCGCTTCTGGGATCCGGGCTGCTGATCATCGAGAACCTCACCAACCTCGAATCGGTCCCCGAGCGGTTCGAGTTGCACGCCCAGCCGCTTCCGCTGGGGACTGACGGCGCACCAGTTCGGGCCGTCGCAGTCCAGCGGGAGTGACCGCCTGGACCCATTCGTTTTTGGGATTGCCGATACATGTGACCATATGGCAGACACGACCGACAGCGACGTGCTGATCGTCGGTGGCGGGCCGGCTGGCCTCTCGGCGGGGATTTTCACCGCCCGGGCGGGCCTGGAGACGACCATCGTGGACGATGGCGGCTCGTTGCTCCGACGGAACGCCCACCTGGAGAACTTCCCGGGATTTCCAGCCGGGGTCAATAGCCGGCTCTTGCTCGACATGATGGCAGCACAGGCCGAGCGTGCCGGCTGTGACCGACACGAAGGAACGGTGGCGGATTGCAACCCACGGACCAGGGATTCCGCGGCGAAACCGCGGCTGGAGAGACTCTCACGACCGACGTAGTCGTCGCAGCGACGAAGAACACGGTGGATTACCTGGCGGACATCGACGGCGTGGAGATCAAACACCGGGGCAAGGACTTCGTCGAGACCGACGCGCGCGGTCGAACGGGCGTTCCGGGATTGTACGCGGCGGGTCGGCTCGCGGAGCAACCCTACCAGACGATCATCGTCGCCGGCCACGGGGCGTCGGTCGGGGTCGCAGTAATCGAGGATTCGGACGTACCATTTTACCACGACTGGGTCGCCCCCGAGGGCTACTTCACGGGTCGTGGTCGAGCGGTCCCGCCCGGCTGCGAGGAGATCGACGCGGCGGAGCGAAAACGCCGGGAAACCGAATCGCTGGATGTGATGAACGAGTACTTCGCCGAGCCACATCCAGCAGCACCCACACAGCACCCGAGTGTCGACGAGGAGTAGGAGCGGCTATCGTTTGATCTCGAAGCCCTCGATTCCCTGTGGGTCCGCCCAGCGAACGTCCACGGCCTCGACGTTCGCCGCAGGGCTCCCCTCGTGACACCACTCGATCATGCCATCTACGGCCGCTTCTGAACCCTCGAAGACGGCTTCGACTCGTCCGTCCGGGAGGTTCTTCACCCAGCCGTCGACGTCTCGCTCCTGGGCCTGGTCGCGAGTGGTGGCCCGGAAGAAGACACCCTGCACCCGTCCGGACACGAAGACGTGCGCTCGCTGGCGATCGGTCATGAATGTTGGTAGCAGGAGCGAGCACTAAAACCCACCTTGGTGTACTCGATTCCCGGCGCTCAAATCCAACCTGAAACAGCCGCTAGCGGTCTTTTTCCCCAAGTTTTTGCGAGCGGCTGGGCCAGCCGCTCGGAAAAAGTGGGACTGGCTCGCGGTTCCACCGCTCGCCTTCGAGGGACTCACTTCGTTCGTCCCTCGCTATGCGTGGGACCGGATTCGAACCGGAGGAAACCTCGCTTCGCTCGGTTTCCAGGGCTCGAATCCGGCGACCGCATTTCCGCCCGCGATCTCATCGCAGCGACACAGCTGGTCGCTGCGAGGTGAGAGTCGCTGAAAATGCGTGGGACCGGATTCGAACCGGCGAACCCCTACGGGACAGCGCCCTCAACGCTGCGCCTTTGACCTAGCTTGGCTACCCACGCGATCGGAACGCAGCCGAGGATTGCCACCCGCCAAGTAAAAGCCCTTCTATTCGGTCGTTCGCTCGCCCGAAATCCCTAGCCGGCTCACTCGTCCAGAACCGGGGCGGCCACGTCCCGGTCGGTGGCCTCCCCCTCGATGTCGTAGGGGTATTCGCCCGTGACACAGCCCATACAGAGATCCGACCGTGCGGTCCCGATCGAGTCTGCGACGGCCCCCGGGGAGATGTACGCCAGGCTGTCCGCGCCGATCTGCTCCTCGACGGCCCCCACATCGCCCTCCGCGGCGATCAACTCGTCGCGATCGGCCATGTCGATGCCCATGTAACAGGGGGCGGTGATCGGTGGCGCACCGATGCGGACGTGGACTGACTCCGCCCCCGCCTCACGGAGCAGACCGACGAGCTGCCGGGAGGTGGTCCCGCGGACGATACTGTCGTCGATGAGAGTCACCGAGCGGTCCTCGACCGTGCTCCGGATCGGGTTCAACTTGAGCCGGACCGCCCGCTCGCGGGCCTCCTGGGTCGGCATGATGAACGTCCGGC
This region of Halodesulfurarchaeum sp. HSR-GB genomic DNA includes:
- a CDS encoding acylphosphatase, translating into MTDRQRAHVFVSGRVQGVFFRATTRDQAQERDVDGWVKNLPDGRVEAVFEGSEAAVDGMIEWCHEGSPAANVEAVDVRWADPQGIEGFEIKR
- a CDS encoding cyclase family protein; the protein is MQDLSHRFETDMPTFPGDPGVQVSPVKTIEQDGYRVTGFEGTSHAGTHIDAPSHTEPEGKPLADLPVERFVFDAVRVDCRDLNAREPIPPERVPETEADCVVFQTGWDEFWGTDHYLDHPYLAPETARRCAARNLAVGTDTLNPDPSPSPNRDQAEPEGYQAHHALLGSGLLIIENLTNLESVPERFELHAQPLPLGTDGAPVRAVAVQRE